The following proteins come from a genomic window of Polaribacter dokdonensis:
- a CDS encoding acetolactate synthase large subunit: MKTSDFIIQALENEGVEYIFGLPGEENLDLLESIRKSDQIKLILTRHEQGAGFMAATYGRLTGKSGVCMSTLGPGATNLMTPAAYAQLGAMPMVMLTGQKPIKESKQGKFQIVDILEMMQPLTKFSKQITYGKNSGAIIREAFRLSQEERPGGVHIEIPEDVCKEQVEKPHFFNIINSKIPSANLESISNAEKMIRAAKKPLLLIGASANRKRASEALTTFVDTLKIPFFNTQMGKGIIDERNKLYLGTAALSSNDFIHDAIEEADLIINVGHDTIEKPPFIMDVNDNRKVIHINFFAAEINEVYFPQLNVIGDIAYSIEKLTNVLKHCAGKWNTDYFLGVKENVASHLSKYEEDNRFPILPQRLVKITRDLLGDEDIVTLDNGIYKIWFARNYPAYAQNTLLLDNALATMGAGFASAIMAKELYPNKKVVSVNGDGGFMMNSQELETAIRMKLDLVVIILNDNAYGMIEWKQEGEGFPKYGLEYQNPDFVKYAESFGAHGYRPDSLENFKEIYKKTLKTKGVHVIDLAVDYSLNHKILNVLLKEKTKK; the protein is encoded by the coding sequence ATGAAAACATCAGACTTTATAATTCAAGCTCTAGAAAACGAGGGTGTTGAATATATTTTTGGATTGCCAGGAGAAGAAAATTTAGATTTATTAGAATCAATCAGAAAATCAGATCAAATAAAATTAATACTTACAAGACATGAACAAGGTGCAGGTTTTATGGCAGCAACTTATGGAAGATTAACAGGTAAATCTGGAGTCTGCATGTCTACATTAGGCCCAGGAGCAACAAATTTAATGACACCAGCAGCCTATGCACAATTAGGTGCAATGCCAATGGTTATGCTCACAGGTCAAAAACCTATTAAAGAGAGCAAACAAGGAAAGTTTCAAATTGTTGATATTTTAGAAATGATGCAACCTTTAACAAAATTCTCTAAGCAAATTACCTATGGTAAAAATTCTGGAGCTATTATCAGAGAAGCTTTTAGATTATCTCAAGAAGAAAGACCTGGAGGTGTGCATATAGAAATACCTGAAGATGTTTGCAAAGAACAAGTTGAAAAACCGCATTTCTTTAATATTATCAATTCTAAAATTCCTTCTGCAAATTTAGAGTCTATTTCTAATGCAGAAAAAATGATAAGAGCTGCTAAAAAACCCTTGTTACTTATTGGTGCAAGTGCCAACAGAAAAAGAGCGAGTGAAGCTCTTACAACATTTGTAGACACCTTAAAAATTCCGTTTTTTAACACTCAAATGGGTAAAGGTATTATCGACGAAAGAAATAAACTATATTTAGGTACAGCAGCATTATCTTCTAATGATTTTATTCATGATGCTATTGAAGAAGCAGATTTAATAATAAATGTTGGTCATGATACTATTGAGAAACCTCCTTTTATAATGGATGTTAATGATAATAGAAAAGTAATTCACATCAACTTTTTTGCAGCCGAAATTAATGAAGTCTATTTTCCGCAATTAAATGTAATTGGAGATATTGCTTACAGTATAGAAAAATTAACAAATGTACTAAAACATTGTGCAGGAAAATGGAATACAGACTATTTTTTAGGTGTCAAAGAAAATGTAGCCAGCCATTTATCCAAGTATGAAGAAGACAATCGTTTTCCTATACTTCCACAACGTTTGGTAAAAATAACTAGAGATCTTTTGGGTGATGAAGATATTGTAACCTTAGATAATGGAATTTATAAAATATGGTTTGCAAGAAATTATCCTGCTTATGCACAAAACACTTTATTACTAGATAATGCATTAGCAACTATGGGAGCAGGTTTTGCTTCAGCAATTATGGCTAAAGAATTGTATCCGAATAAAAAAGTAGTTTCAGTAAATGGTGATGGAGGTTTTATGATGAATTCTCAAGAACTAGAAACCGCAATTCGAATGAAATTAGATCTAGTTGTTATTATTTTGAATGATAATGCCTATGGAATGATTGAATGGAAACAAGAAGGAGAAGGATTTCCAAAATACGGACTAGAGTATCAAAACCCTGATTTTGTAAAATATGCAGAAAGCTTTGGGGCTCATGGCTACAGACCAGATTCTTTAGAAAACTTTAAAGAAATTTACAAAAAAACATTAAAAACAAAAGGTGTTCATGTTATTGATTTGGCTGTAGATTACTCCCTAAATCACAAAATATTGAATGTCTTGTTAAAAGAAAAAACAAAAAAATAA
- a CDS encoding NAD-dependent succinate-semialdehyde dehydrogenase: MKKVTTINPATEEEIASYDRLSASNALEKIAKANETYKSWKNTSFEERSNLMSKLADIFDDHKEEYAQLATQEMGKMIGQSRSEIEKCAKICRYYADNIHELLADEPIKTEAKKSYVTYQPLGVLLAVMPWNFPFYQVIRFAAPAVMTGNTGVLKHASNVQGCAFALEDAFKKAGFPEGVFTNLNVESDDIKTIIEDKNIIAVTLTGSEPAGRSVAKIAGENLKKTVLELGGSDAYIILEDADLEKATDLATFGRLQNNGQTCIAAKRFIVLEEIFDDFLELFTKKMKEAKMAEPTNEDAYYGPMARVDLRDEIHEQVEKTIKEGGKLILGGKIPNQKGAYYPATILADLKPGMTAFDEELFGPVASVIKAKNEEEAIKLANNSTFGLGSGVVTGDSKRGEKIALQLEAGNSFVNKLVASDPRLPFGGIKNSGYGRELSDFGIKEFVNTKSIWID, from the coding sequence ATGAAAAAAGTAACCACAATAAATCCAGCAACAGAAGAAGAAATTGCGAGTTATGATAGATTATCTGCCAGTAATGCTTTAGAAAAGATTGCTAAAGCTAATGAAACATATAAGAGTTGGAAAAATACTTCTTTTGAAGAACGATCAAATCTTATGAGTAAATTGGCTGACATTTTTGATGATCACAAAGAAGAATACGCACAATTAGCTACCCAAGAAATGGGTAAGATGATTGGACAATCTAGAAGTGAAATTGAAAAATGTGCTAAAATCTGTAGGTATTATGCAGATAATATTCATGAGTTATTAGCAGATGAACCTATAAAAACGGAAGCAAAAAAAAGTTATGTTACCTACCAACCATTAGGAGTTTTATTGGCTGTAATGCCTTGGAATTTTCCTTTTTATCAAGTAATTCGTTTTGCTGCACCAGCTGTAATGACAGGTAATACAGGTGTTTTAAAGCACGCATCTAACGTTCAAGGTTGTGCTTTTGCTTTAGAGGATGCATTTAAAAAAGCAGGATTTCCAGAAGGCGTTTTTACCAACTTAAATGTTGAATCAGATGACATCAAAACCATTATAGAAGATAAAAACATAATTGCTGTAACCTTAACAGGTAGTGAACCTGCAGGAAGATCTGTAGCTAAAATAGCTGGAGAAAATTTAAAGAAAACAGTTTTAGAATTAGGAGGTAGTGATGCCTATATCATTTTAGAAGATGCAGATTTAGAAAAAGCTACAGATTTAGCTACTTTTGGTAGATTACAAAATAATGGGCAAACTTGCATTGCTGCCAAACGTTTTATAGTCTTAGAAGAAATCTTTGATGATTTCTTAGAGTTATTCACCAAAAAGATGAAAGAAGCTAAAATGGCTGAGCCTACCAATGAAGATGCATATTATGGACCAATGGCTAGAGTAGATTTACGAGATGAAATTCATGAACAAGTAGAAAAAACAATTAAAGAAGGAGGAAAGTTAATTTTAGGTGGTAAAATACCAAATCAAAAAGGAGCCTATTATCCTGCAACAATATTAGCAGATTTAAAACCTGGAATGACTGCTTTTGACGAAGAACTTTTTGGACCAGTAGCATCTGTAATTAAAGCTAAAAATGAAGAAGAAGCTATAAAGCTAGCTAATAACTCAACCTTTGGTTTGGGTTCTGGTGTTGTAACTGGCGATTCTAAAAGAGGAGAAAAAATTGCGCTACAATTAGAAGCTGGAAATAGTTTTGTAAATAAATTAGTAGCTTCAGATCCAAGATTACCTTTTGGTGGTATTAAAAACAGTGGTTATGGAAGAGAACTATCTGACTTTGGAATTAAAGAATTTGTAAATACCAAATCCATTTGGATTGATTAA